The following proteins are encoded in a genomic region of Catellatospora sp. TT07R-123:
- a CDS encoding DUF1772 domain-containing protein: MREVVLIAATVAMGIMAGVFGLYAHTIMPGLRRTDDRTFVGAFQAIDRAILNGWFLGGGFLGALLLTGVAALLQLPVADQTALWWILAAFVLYLVAFFITTAVHLPLNNALKAAGDPGEIADLAAVRARFAEARWARWNTIRAVATTAAALCLAAALTLSP, translated from the coding sequence GTGCGGGAGGTGGTCCTGATCGCCGCGACCGTCGCGATGGGGATCATGGCGGGAGTGTTCGGCCTGTACGCACACACGATCATGCCCGGTCTGCGCCGCACCGACGACCGGACCTTCGTCGGGGCGTTCCAGGCGATCGACCGCGCGATCCTCAACGGCTGGTTCCTGGGCGGCGGCTTCCTCGGCGCCCTACTGCTCACCGGGGTCGCCGCGCTGCTGCAACTGCCCGTCGCGGACCAGACCGCGCTGTGGTGGATCCTCGCCGCGTTCGTGCTGTACCTGGTCGCCTTCTTCATCACCACCGCGGTGCACCTGCCGCTCAACAACGCGCTCAAGGCGGCGGGCGACCCCGGCGAGATCGCCGACCTCGCCGCCGTGCGGGCCCGGTTCGCCGAGGCGCGCTGGGCGCGCTGGAACACGATCCGCGCGGTCGCCACCACGGCCGCAGCCCTCTGCCTGGCCGCCGCCCTGACCCTCTCCCCCTGA
- a CDS encoding DUF429 domain-containing protein produces MAVRVLGADACKAGWVGIVLDGTRVEAWFGATIAELLAAAETGGSVAVVGVDIPIGLPDSGRRSADELARVQAGVRRASVFMTPVRHALLAADHAEAVQRNRAATPSAEGISAQAYGLRERILDVDGWVRDQHRRVVEVHPELSFAAMAGGPLPSGKTTWAGAEQRRALLVEAGIVLASELGPVGRLARVDDVLDAAAAAWSARRVAAGTAACLPAEPEVFSDGLPAAIWT; encoded by the coding sequence ATGGCGGTACGTGTGCTCGGGGCCGACGCCTGCAAGGCGGGCTGGGTCGGGATCGTGCTTGACGGGACCCGGGTCGAGGCCTGGTTCGGCGCGACGATCGCGGAGCTGCTCGCGGCGGCCGAGACGGGTGGGTCCGTGGCGGTCGTCGGCGTGGACATCCCGATCGGACTGCCCGACAGCGGCCGCCGCAGCGCCGACGAGCTGGCCCGAGTGCAGGCCGGAGTGCGCCGGGCGTCCGTGTTCATGACGCCCGTGCGGCACGCGCTGCTCGCCGCCGACCACGCCGAGGCGGTCCAGCGCAACCGCGCCGCGACCCCCTCAGCCGAAGGAATCTCAGCCCAGGCCTACGGGCTGCGCGAACGAATCCTCGATGTGGACGGGTGGGTGCGCGACCAGCATCGCCGCGTCGTCGAGGTGCACCCGGAGCTGTCCTTCGCGGCGATGGCCGGTGGTCCGCTGCCGTCGGGCAAGACGACCTGGGCGGGGGCGGAGCAGCGGCGAGCGCTGCTGGTCGAGGCCGGGATCGTGCTGGCGAGCGAGCTGGGGCCGGTGGGTCGCCTCGCCCGGGTCGACGACGTGCTCGACGCCGCGGCGGCGGCCTGGTCGGCCCGGCGGGTGGCGGCGGGCACCGCCGCGTGCCTGCCCGCCGAGCCGGAGGTGTTCAGCGACGGCCTGCCCGCCGCGATCTGGACCTGA